The following coding sequences are from one Carcharodon carcharias isolate sCarCar2 chromosome 13, sCarCar2.pri, whole genome shotgun sequence window:
- the LOC121286325 gene encoding ubiquitin-conjugating enzyme E2 N-like, whose protein sequence is MAGGLPRRITKETQRLHAEPVPGIKAEADEFNARYFHVVIAGPQDSPFEGGTFKLELFLPEEYPMAAPKVRFMTKIYHPNVDKLGRICLDILKDKWSPALQIRTVLLSIQALLSAPNPDDPLANDVAEQWKSNEAQAIETARTWTRLYASGNSNSR, encoded by the exons atggcaggcgggcttccCAGGCGCATCACCAAG GAAACCCAGCGTTTGCACGCAGAGCCAGTGCCTGGTATAAAGGCAGAAGCAGATGAATTCAATGCACGCTACTTTCATGTTGTTATAGCTGGTCCACAGGACTCCCCATTTGAGGGTGGAACTTTTAAACTTGAACTATTTCTTCCAGAAGAATATCCTATGGCGGCTCCAAAAGTTCGCTTTATGACCAAAATATATCACCCAAATGTAGACAAGCTGGGCAGAATCTGTTTAGATATTCTGAAAG ATAAGTGGTCCCCAGCTTTGCAGATTCGTACAGTACTGCTATCAATCCAGGCATTGTTAAGTGCTCCAAATCCAGATGATCCATTAGCAAATGATGTAGCTGAACAGTGGAAGAGCAATGAAGCCCAAGCCATAGAAACAG CCAGAACATGGACTAGGCTATATGCCAGTGGGAACAGCAATTCCAGATGA